The genomic stretch TGTAATTGTATGTTGGCGAGGATCACGATTTGGCTCTGAATAAGTATGAAATTGGCGAATAAGCTCTACTTCAAGCCCTGTTTCTTCTTGTGCTTCTCTAATGGCTGCTTCTTCTAATGATTCTCCATAATCTACAAAACCACCAGGTAATGCCCAACCATAAGGAGGATTTTTTCGTTCAATAAGAATAATTCCACCTTCTGTTTCAATAATAATATCTACAGTTGGAATAGGATTTTTATAAATAAAAACATCTTTACCACAATATGGACAACTAATGATCTTTTTTTGCACCATTTTATGTTTGTATTTCTGATTTTTTTTCCTCTAATGTTTTCTTCTCCTTTTCTATTTGGGTTTCTAAAGCCGTATGAACTTGAGTTAAATTCTTATCTAAAGTGGAGATCTCCTCCAAAAGCTGTTTGACTTCCTCGTTCTGCAAAGGATTTTCCTCGCTTTTGAGATGCAATTCATATACTTTATTTCCTAATTCAGCAAATTTTCCTGCAATTTTTAATTGTAATCTTTTTACTTCTAATTTGTGTTTTGCTACTGTAGCACTTTCTTTTGTTTTTTCTGCCACTTTTTGCGCTTTTTCCATTACTACTTCCATTGCCTTATAAAGACTTTCCTTTACCTGCCGCCATGCTTCCACTGCCTTCATATTTTCCTCCTTCAATTTTCCTTATTATCAGATAAGCATAAGTATTCCTCTTGTCAAGGAAACAACTTGACATAGGCTTTTGATTAATTTTTAAAAAGCAATTGCCTATTATTGTAGCGAGAAGAAACTTTTGATGTTATATGTGAAGAAGAAGGTTTACAACCTCTTATTAGGATAGGTGGTTTAGAGGTACTAAACCTTGTGGCAGAAGCAAGAAGGCTTATGCCCAAATTTTGCAAGCGAAACTTCACATATCCCTAGAATGGTAGGCAACATTGCAGAAAGGTTTAAAATGCTTGACATACTTGATATTATGACAACAATTCATAGTGAAAGGGGAATTGGAATGGGAAAAGTAGTAGAGAAAATAAAGGTCATAAATGTCTTTAAGTCAGAAAGAGCAATCAAGATCGAGGCTGTTGATACAGGAGACTATGCTTTGGAAATGTGTGGTAGAGCGGGTGAATTTAATGTTCTGGTAGAACCAGAAGGAGATTTTAATGGCAACGTCGCCTAACAGGGTATGTGATTTGCTCACGC from Candidatus Desulfofervidus auxilii encodes the following:
- a CDS encoding NUDIX hydrolase; this translates as MVQKKIISCPYCGKDVFIYKNPIPTVDIIIETEGGIILIERKNPPYGWALPGGFVDYGESLEEAAIREAQEETGLEVELIRQFHTYSEPNRDPRQHTITTVYIAKAKGIPKAGDDAKSLGIFNQKNLPSPIVFDHAKIINDYFEKKY